TATCACACTTCATTTCGGAGTTGATCCATGAGATCACTGATCCTCATTGCAGCCCTCGTTGCTGCTGCGTTCGCCGTGAGAGCGCAAGATTTTCCGGTTCGTATCGAACCCGTAACCATGATCCCGTATCTCCAGGGTCGCGTTGTAGTGCCCCCTTCCCCGCTCAAGTATCAGAACATCTTTGTTGGTGGTGTTGATACGGTTGAAACAGGTACCGGACGTGCCGCAGCCAAGCAATGGCATGACTATATCGGTTATGTATCTGATCCTTCCGGATCGTCGCTCGGCTGGGCCATCGTGAACCACGAAATGATCGAGTCCAATGACAAGATCGGCGACGGTGGTGGTATGACGATGTTCAAGCTTGGGAAGAAGGCCGACGGAACGATCGAGGTCCTTCCACAAACACTTTCAGATGGCCGCAGTGGCAAGTTCTTCAATGTGGACTTTGCCAACACGGTTGGCGAAACTGGAATGAACTGCGGCGGTATCTCCTGGAGCGGTCGCGTTTGGACTGCCGAGGAATGGTATCAGACGAGCAACAAGGCGATCAATGCTGATGGAAAGGGATTCCGTGATACAACGGACTTCGAGATCGGCAAGATGATGCCGTCCGGCTTTGCTGGACTCGACGGAAAGAAGATCAAGCGCTACGAGAATCTTAACTGGATGGTTGAGATCGATCCGAAGAATGCCAAGGGCGTTCGTAAGCAGTACAACTGGGGACGCCAAGGCTTTGAGGCCGGTGTTATCATGGACGATCAAAAGACCGTCTATCTCTTCGAAGACGGTGATGCCGGGAAGTCGCTGCTTTCGAAGTTCGTTGCAGAAACACCGGGCGACTTCACAAAGGGCGATCTATACTTCTACAAGCAGAATGCCGGACAGTTCACAGGCACATGGGTAAAGGTTCCAAACAACCCTGCAACGGATTGGGACATTCTTGTTGCTCCACATGCTTGGGCAAAAACACAGGGCATCACGGGCTTCACACGTCTTGAATGGGGTCAGATCAACAAGACCGATGGCAAGATCTACATCACAGAAACAGGCAATGAC
This region of Ignavibacteria bacterium genomic DNA includes:
- a CDS encoding DUF839 domain-containing protein, coding for MRSLILIAALVAAAFAVRAQDFPVRIEPVTMIPYLQGRVVVPPSPLKYQNIFVGGVDTVETGTGRAAAKQWHDYIGYVSDPSGSSLGWAIVNHEMIESNDKIGDGGGMTMFKLGKKADGTIEVLPQTLSDGRSGKFFNVDFANTVGETGMNCGGISWSGRVWTAEEWYQTSNKAINADGKGFRDTTDFEIGKMMPSGFAGLDGKKIKRYENLNWMVEIDPKNAKGVRKQYNWGRQGFEAGVIMDDQKTVYLFEDGDAGKSLLSKFVAETPGDFTKGDLYFYKQNAGQFTGTWVKVPNNPATDWDILVAPHAWAKTQGITGFTRLEWGQINKTDGKIYITETGNDKPGSRYKSAMAEGWTIPKHTYDRAAAQGFAVDSSAYWDYYGRVLVFDPTDNSVKSYIEGGPYITDAQAVPGQYPEKHLSNPDGIGFLYVNGKTFMVIEEDLNGINFGRMPNTGMRGTNCEAWLLDMSKAPTIDNLYRLAISPYGSEITGFASFDDGNTVLINSQHPDNATIGDAAAKNSLTFAITGMKQLVSSIDKDQEDRPQGVVNVFPNPTSSQLNFSEPTDAALYDASGARVRVVRNATTVDIADLAAGVYYIRTTGGATQQVVIQR